A portion of the Stigmatella aurantiaca DW4/3-1 genome contains these proteins:
- the holA gene encoding DNA polymerase III subunit delta — translation MSSELDEVLAEVKAGKVAPLYLLWGEEFLVRKGADELVKALVPDAAMGLNHAVLDAASPREVAQELATLPLFPGRKVVLVRDPEFLAPKKGRGDALGKAREAWKAGKRKEGARRLLALAARAGWGVDQLDPSVSGAPSVEDWKSELDVDLAEVDLAFLKEAAAFCREERVSAPEGDASALLELLQKGLPKGHALVLAASDVDAKSALLKFAKDEGWFIERKVAARHKDLDLSEIAREFLAPFKKKLGAGALEQLKERVGGNIRLLQSELEKLAIYANGATIEAADVALLVHHAREEEFFELSESIQKRDLRGALDYAEDAMGQGTHALQLLGAVASIIRGLLENRERLGLYAQGAVPRSFDDFKARLFPKIEQEAKAAKGRAPHPWAAFLSMQAAARYERRELFRALMACAEADLELKSSANGKLVLERLLWSICTRPH, via the coding sequence GTGAGCAGCGAGCTGGATGAGGTGCTGGCGGAGGTGAAGGCGGGCAAGGTGGCCCCGCTGTACCTGCTGTGGGGCGAGGAGTTCCTGGTGCGCAAGGGCGCCGACGAGCTGGTGAAGGCGCTCGTGCCCGATGCCGCCATGGGGCTCAACCACGCGGTGCTGGATGCGGCCTCGCCGCGGGAGGTGGCCCAGGAGCTGGCCACGCTGCCGCTGTTTCCAGGGCGCAAGGTGGTGCTGGTCCGGGACCCCGAGTTCCTGGCGCCCAAGAAGGGGCGGGGGGATGCGCTGGGCAAGGCGCGCGAGGCGTGGAAGGCGGGCAAGCGCAAGGAGGGGGCGCGGCGGCTCCTGGCGCTGGCGGCGCGGGCGGGCTGGGGCGTGGATCAGCTGGATCCCAGCGTGTCGGGAGCGCCCTCCGTGGAGGACTGGAAGTCGGAGCTGGACGTGGACCTGGCGGAGGTGGATCTGGCCTTCCTCAAGGAGGCCGCCGCGTTCTGCCGCGAGGAGCGTGTCTCCGCGCCCGAGGGGGATGCCTCGGCGCTGCTGGAGCTGCTTCAGAAGGGGCTGCCCAAGGGGCATGCGCTGGTGCTGGCCGCCTCGGACGTCGACGCCAAGAGCGCGCTGCTCAAGTTCGCCAAGGACGAGGGCTGGTTCATCGAGCGCAAGGTGGCCGCGCGCCACAAGGATCTGGACCTCTCGGAGATCGCCCGGGAGTTCCTGGCCCCGTTCAAGAAGAAGCTGGGGGCTGGGGCGCTGGAGCAGCTCAAGGAGCGTGTGGGCGGCAACATCCGGCTGCTTCAGTCAGAGCTGGAGAAGCTGGCCATCTACGCCAACGGCGCCACCATCGAGGCCGCGGACGTGGCGCTGCTGGTCCACCATGCGCGGGAGGAGGAGTTCTTCGAGCTGTCCGAGTCGATCCAGAAGCGGGATCTCCGCGGGGCGCTGGACTACGCCGAGGACGCCATGGGGCAGGGCACGCACGCGTTGCAGCTCCTCGGGGCGGTGGCCTCCATCATTCGGGGGCTGCTGGAGAACCGCGAGCGGCTGGGCCTCTACGCCCAAGGCGCTGTCCCGCGTTCCTTCGATGACTTCAAGGCCCGGCTCTTCCCGAAGATCGAACAGGAAGCGAAGGCGGCCAAGGGGCGCGCCCCGCACCCGTGGGCCGCGTTTCTCAGCATGCAGGCGGCGGCGCGCTACGAGCGCCGGGAGCTGTTCCGGGCCCTGATGGCCTGCGCGGAGGCGGACCTGGAGCTGAAGTCTTCCGCGAACGGAAAGCTGGTCCTCGAGCGCCTTCTCTGGAGCATTTGCACCCGGCCCCACTGA
- the holB gene encoding DNA polymerase III subunit delta': MTLASVVGQPRAMDALQAALRSGSVHHAYLFAGPEGVGKELAAVGLAQALTCPEQPGVGCGACPSCLRIGKGLHPDVTWVMPDEERVARGLAGRSDFTGTPSREIRVEQIRGLQERLALRGLESRRKVALIVSAQTMNVQAQNAFLKTLEEPPSDTTLILVASAVDRLLPTIRSRCGKVHFGPLPVELVAQRVQQERRLDPPTAALAAVMAGGSLGRALGLDLEVLAQRKDIITRFEALRPDNALPLLRFAEEYGASREEAEQALTLLTLWTRDVARVRAGAGGMANMDLGELAQEVAARTHETELHRRHALLERAQGALQRNGSPRLHLERMLLDMLMREVR, from the coding sequence TGACGTTGGCTTCGGTGGTGGGACAGCCTCGGGCGATGGATGCTCTCCAGGCGGCCTTGCGCAGCGGATCGGTGCACCACGCCTACTTGTTCGCTGGGCCAGAGGGCGTGGGCAAGGAGCTGGCGGCGGTGGGGCTGGCTCAGGCGCTCACCTGTCCGGAGCAGCCCGGGGTGGGGTGTGGGGCCTGCCCGAGCTGCCTGCGCATCGGCAAGGGGCTCCACCCGGATGTGACGTGGGTCATGCCGGATGAGGAGCGGGTGGCCCGGGGGCTCGCGGGGCGCTCGGATTTCACCGGCACGCCCAGCCGGGAGATTCGCGTGGAGCAGATCCGCGGGCTGCAGGAGCGCCTGGCGCTGCGCGGGCTGGAGTCCCGCCGCAAGGTGGCGCTCATCGTCTCGGCGCAGACGATGAACGTGCAGGCGCAGAATGCCTTCCTCAAGACGCTGGAGGAGCCTCCCTCGGACACCACGCTGATCCTCGTCGCCTCCGCGGTGGACCGGTTGTTGCCCACCATCCGCAGCCGTTGCGGCAAGGTGCACTTTGGCCCGCTGCCGGTGGAGCTGGTGGCCCAACGTGTGCAACAGGAGCGCCGGTTGGATCCTCCCACCGCCGCGCTCGCCGCGGTGATGGCGGGTGGCAGCCTGGGCCGCGCGCTGGGGCTGGATCTGGAGGTGCTGGCCCAGCGCAAGGACATCATCACCCGCTTCGAGGCCCTCCGGCCGGACAACGCCCTGCCGCTGCTGCGCTTCGCGGAGGAGTACGGGGCCAGCCGAGAGGAGGCCGAGCAGGCGTTGACGCTGCTGACGCTCTGGACGCGGGACGTGGCCCGGGTGAGGGCCGGGGCGGGAGGCATGGCGAACATGGATCTCGGGGAGCTGGCGCAGGAGGTGGCGGCGCGGACCCACGAGACGGAGTTGCACCGCCGCCATGCGCTCCTGGAGCGCGCGCAGGGGGCGCTTCAGCGCAACGGCTCTCCCCGGCTGCACTTGGAGCGGATGCTGCTCGACATGTTGATGCGGGAGGTCCGGTGA
- a CDS encoding NRDE family protein: MCTLLILRHVHPEWPLILAANRDELYARATAPAQHLASPSALVAGLDEVRGGTWMGVTPQGFFAGLTNQRGGFTPRRAPASRGEVVKEALRQGSVEAVERYLEGLDPTAFNPFNLLYGDAQRLRVAYARPSPGQLTWDDVPPGLHVLPNDVLDAPELPKVARARMLAEASVRRPWPELVTVLQHLLADHTLPSAESIPEPPADSHLSREQARPYQALCIHTPTYGTRSSAIVALAPGRVAHFLAADGPPCQQAFHDLLGLPSRE, encoded by the coding sequence ATGTGCACCCTCCTCATCCTGCGCCACGTCCACCCTGAATGGCCCCTGATCCTGGCCGCCAACCGGGACGAGCTGTATGCGCGCGCCACCGCGCCTGCCCAGCACCTCGCCTCGCCCTCCGCCCTCGTGGCGGGGCTCGACGAAGTCCGGGGGGGCACGTGGATGGGCGTCACCCCCCAGGGCTTCTTTGCCGGGCTCACCAACCAGCGCGGCGGCTTCACCCCACGCCGGGCCCCCGCCTCCCGGGGAGAAGTCGTGAAGGAAGCCCTGAGGCAGGGAAGCGTGGAGGCCGTCGAGCGGTACCTGGAGGGGCTGGACCCCACCGCCTTCAACCCCTTCAACCTCCTCTATGGGGACGCGCAGCGCCTCCGGGTGGCCTATGCGCGGCCTTCTCCCGGGCAGCTCACCTGGGACGATGTTCCCCCCGGCCTCCACGTGCTGCCCAACGACGTGCTCGATGCGCCCGAGCTGCCCAAGGTGGCCCGGGCCCGCATGCTCGCGGAGGCCTCCGTGCGCCGCCCCTGGCCCGAACTCGTGACCGTGCTCCAGCACCTGCTGGCCGACCACACCCTGCCCTCCGCCGAGAGCATTCCCGAGCCCCCCGCCGACTCCCACCTCTCCCGGGAACAGGCCCGGCCTTACCAGGCGCTGTGCATTCACACCCCCACCTATGGAACGCGCTCCTCGGCCATCGTCGCCTTGGCCCCGGGACGGGTGGCCCACTTTCTCGCGGCCGACGGCCCCCCTTGCCAGCAGGCATTTCACGACCTTCTCGGCCTGCCTTCTCGGGAATGA
- a CDS encoding response regulator, which yields MAKILIVDDEVQVASALRRLFRREGFAVEVALNGEEALEKLNTFQADLVISDFRMKGMNGAELLERVLRVSPRAVRILLSGHADLWSSSPSSAAQAVSHFISKPWDDDHLVARVRTLLGGQQSPTTSSA from the coding sequence ATGGCCAAAATCCTCATCGTCGATGATGAAGTCCAAGTCGCCAGCGCGCTCCGGCGACTGTTCCGGCGTGAAGGCTTTGCCGTCGAAGTCGCCCTCAACGGCGAGGAAGCTCTCGAGAAGCTCAACACCTTCCAAGCGGATCTCGTCATCTCCGACTTCCGGATGAAGGGCATGAACGGCGCCGAGCTGCTCGAACGGGTGCTGCGCGTCTCTCCCCGGGCCGTGCGCATTCTCCTGTCAGGCCACGCGGACCTGTGGAGCAGCTCCCCCTCTTCGGCCGCTCAGGCGGTGTCCCACTTCATCAGCAAGCCATGGGACGATGACCACCTGGTCGCGCGGGTGCGGACCCTCTTGGGGGGGCAGCAGTCACCCACCACCTCCAGCGCTTGA